One genomic region from Streptomyces venezuelae encodes:
- the pucL gene encoding factor-independent urate hydroxylase, with protein sequence MPTILGQNQYGKAENRVVKITRDGDTHHIKDLNVSVALSGDLDDVHLTGSNAHCLPTDTTKNTIFAFAKEYGIESAEQFGIHLARHFVTSQEPIKRARIRIEEYSWERIASSDANSKFIGAEEVNHSFARKGQETRVTQVTYDGEKWEVISGLKDLVVMNSTNSEFWGYIKDQYTTLQEAYDRILATQVSARWRFNWTDDDQRMPNWERSYEQTRKHMLEAFSETYSYSLQQTLYQMATRIINHRSEIDEVRFSLPNKHHFLVDLEPFGLKNDNEVYYAADRMYGLIEATVLRDGATAQIPVDMTNL encoded by the coding sequence ATGCCCACGATTCTCGGCCAGAACCAGTACGGCAAAGCAGAGAACCGCGTCGTCAAGATCACGCGGGACGGCGACACCCACCACATCAAGGACCTGAACGTCTCCGTCGCCCTCTCCGGCGACCTCGACGACGTCCACCTCACCGGCTCCAACGCCCACTGCCTCCCCACCGACACGACGAAGAACACCATCTTCGCGTTCGCCAAGGAGTACGGCATCGAGTCCGCCGAGCAGTTCGGCATCCACCTCGCCCGCCACTTCGTGACGAGCCAGGAGCCGATCAAGCGGGCGCGCATCCGGATCGAGGAGTACTCCTGGGAGCGCATCGCCTCCTCGGACGCCAACTCCAAGTTCATCGGCGCCGAAGAGGTCAACCACTCCTTCGCCCGCAAGGGCCAGGAGACCCGGGTCACCCAGGTCACCTACGACGGCGAGAAGTGGGAGGTCATCTCCGGCCTCAAGGACCTCGTCGTCATGAACTCCACCAACTCGGAGTTCTGGGGCTACATCAAGGACCAGTACACCACGCTCCAGGAGGCGTACGACCGCATCCTGGCGACGCAGGTGTCCGCCCGGTGGCGCTTCAACTGGACCGACGACGACCAGCGCATGCCCAACTGGGAGCGGTCCTACGAGCAGACCCGCAAGCACATGCTCGAGGCCTTCTCGGAGACGTACTCGTACTCCCTCCAGCAGACGCTGTACCAGATGGCCACGCGCATCATCAACCACCGCTCGGAGATCGACGAGGTCCGCTTCTCGCTCCCGAACAAGCACCACTTCCTGGTCGACCTCGAGCCCTTCGGCCTGAAGAACGACAACGAGGTCTACTACGCCGCCGACCGCATGTACGGCC
- the uraH gene encoding hydroxyisourate hydrolase: protein MSTDTTASVSTHILDTSIGRPAEGVTITLAARSGSDAEWVALGGSATDADGRCKDLPALPEETTHVRLDFETETYFAKKKQAEAQQDAPRVRDSGAFFPEVAITFAVEPGEHYHVPLLLNPFGYSVYRGS from the coding sequence ATGAGCACCGACACCACGGCCTCGGTGTCCACCCACATCCTGGACACCAGCATCGGCCGCCCGGCCGAGGGCGTGACCATCACGCTCGCGGCCCGCAGCGGCTCCGACGCCGAGTGGGTCGCGCTCGGAGGCTCCGCCACCGACGCCGACGGGCGCTGCAAGGACCTGCCGGCCCTGCCGGAAGAAACCACCCACGTGCGTCTCGACTTCGAGACCGAGACGTACTTCGCCAAGAAGAAGCAAGCCGAGGCGCAGCAGGACGCCCCCCGCGTAAGGGACAGCGGTGCGTTCTTCCCGGAGGTGGCGATCACGTTCGCCGTCGAGCCGGGCGAGCACTATCACGTACCGCTGCTGCTCAACCCGTTCGGCTACTCCGTTTACCGAGGGAGCTAG
- the uraD gene encoding 2-oxo-4-hydroxy-4-carboxy-5-ureidoimidazoline decarboxylase, with protein sequence MTSGTTPGLTRFNTSADSEALATLHEVCSSSAWGSKLLAQRPYATAEALFLASDAAMAELTTEDLADAMAGHPPIGRPKAGDPTSSREQSGMAGASTELKAEMLELNLAYQEKFGHVFLICATGRTGEQMRDAVRERIGNSPETEREIVRTELGKINRIRLNRLVETSEEENSA encoded by the coding sequence GTGACTTCAGGTACGACACCGGGTCTCACCCGGTTCAACACCTCGGCGGACAGCGAGGCCCTCGCCACGCTCCACGAGGTGTGCTCCAGCTCGGCGTGGGGGAGCAAACTGCTCGCCCAGCGCCCGTACGCCACCGCCGAAGCCCTCTTCCTCGCCAGCGACGCCGCCATGGCCGAGCTGACGACCGAGGATCTGGCCGACGCGATGGCGGGCCACCCGCCGATCGGTCGTCCGAAGGCAGGGGACCCGACCTCCTCCCGCGAACAGAGCGGGATGGCCGGCGCCTCCACGGAGCTCAAGGCCGAGATGCTCGAGCTCAACCTGGCCTACCAGGAGAAGTTCGGTCATGTCTTCCTCATCTGCGCCACCGGCAGGACCGGCGAGCAGATGCGCGACGCGGTCCGTGAGCGGATCGGCAACTCGCCCGAGACGGAGCGGGAGATCGTCCGCACCGAACTGGGCAAGATCAACCGCATCCGGCTGAACCGTCTCGTAGAGACCTCCGAGGAAGAGAACTCCGCATGA
- a CDS encoding helix-turn-helix domain-containing protein yields the protein MGAELLVPAQAEADDVVLSWEGEDVLAVRLPQLSDSLDHILAAMERRHGMPLAELDRKAKQEAVRHLEARGAFSVRHGVETVAGALGVSRFTVYNYLNRETALSREKAAEGS from the coding sequence ATGGGCGCGGAGCTGCTGGTCCCCGCGCAGGCGGAGGCCGACGACGTCGTCCTCTCCTGGGAGGGGGAGGACGTGCTCGCCGTGCGGCTCCCGCAGCTCTCGGATTCGCTGGACCACATCCTCGCGGCGATGGAAAGACGGCACGGGATGCCGCTGGCCGAACTCGACCGCAAGGCGAAGCAGGAAGCGGTGCGTCATCTGGAGGCACGCGGTGCCTTCTCGGTGCGCCATGGGGTGGAGACGGTGGCGGGGGCGCTGGGTGTCAGCCGCTTCACCGTGTACAACTACCTGAACAGGGAGACCGCCCTGAGCAGGGAAAAGGCCGCCGAGGGCAGCTAG
- a CDS encoding TIM barrel protein — MGYTDQRFDVNLSILFTELPLLERPAAAAAAGFTAVELWWPWIDTATPEQSELDALKKALEDAGTQLVGLNFYAGQLPGPDRGAVSVPGEESERFRANIDVAADFAASVGCKALNALYGNRVEGVDPAIQDTLALENLVLAARAADRAGAILLIETLNKPESSLYPLVSAPSAIEVVDKVNEATGLGNAKFLLDIYHLSMNGEDVSQVIAEYAAKTGHVQIADNPGRGAPGTGELPLEQLLDELKKAGYDGWVGLEYKAADAAASFAWLPAEARAAR; from the coding sequence ATGGGATACACGGACCAGCGCTTCGATGTGAACCTGTCGATCCTCTTCACGGAACTCCCGCTCCTGGAGCGCCCCGCGGCCGCCGCCGCGGCGGGCTTCACCGCGGTCGAGCTGTGGTGGCCCTGGATCGACACCGCCACCCCCGAGCAGAGCGAGCTCGACGCCCTCAAGAAAGCCCTTGAGGACGCCGGCACCCAGCTGGTGGGTCTGAACTTCTACGCCGGACAGCTCCCCGGCCCGGACCGCGGCGCGGTCTCGGTGCCCGGTGAGGAGTCCGAGCGTTTCCGGGCCAACATCGACGTCGCCGCGGACTTCGCCGCCTCGGTCGGCTGCAAGGCGCTCAACGCGCTCTACGGCAACCGCGTCGAGGGCGTGGACCCGGCGATCCAGGACACCCTCGCCCTGGAGAACCTGGTCCTGGCAGCCCGGGCCGCCGACCGCGCCGGCGCGATCCTGCTGATCGAGACCCTCAACAAGCCGGAGTCGTCGCTCTACCCGCTGGTGAGCGCCCCCTCCGCGATCGAGGTCGTCGACAAGGTCAACGAGGCGACCGGTCTCGGCAACGCCAAGTTCCTCCTCGACATCTACCACCTGTCGATGAACGGCGAGGACGTCAGCCAGGTCATCGCGGAGTACGCGGCCAAGACCGGCCACGTCCAGATCGCGGACAACCCGGGCCGCGGCGCCCCGGGCACCGGCGAGCTCCCCCTGGAGCAGCTCCTCGACGAACTCAAGAAGGCCGGTTACGACGGCTGGGTCGGCCTGGAGTACAAGGCCGCCGACGCCGCCGCGTCCTTCGCCTGGCTCCCCGCCGAGGCCCGCGCGGCCCGCTGA
- a CDS encoding 2-hydroxy-3-oxopropionate reductase: MSNLPKIAWIGLGIMGSPMSENLLKAGYSVTGFTLEQDKLERLAKAGGTSASSIAEAVKDADVIITMVPASPQVEAISYGPEGILENAKQGALIVDMSSITPQTSVDLAKNAAEKGIRVIDAPVSGGEAGAIEAVLSIMVGGEQADFDEALPILEALGKTIVLCGPHGSGQTVKAANQLIVAVNIQACAEAVVFLKKSGVNLQAALDVLNGGLAGSTVLTRKKDNFLNRDFKPGFRIDLHHKDMGIVTDAARNVGAALPVGAVVAQLVASLRAQGDGGLDHSALLRAVERLSGQQV, from the coding sequence ATGAGCAACCTTCCCAAGATTGCCTGGATCGGCCTCGGCATCATGGGCTCGCCCATGTCCGAGAACCTGCTGAAGGCCGGCTACTCGGTCACCGGCTTCACGCTGGAGCAGGACAAGCTGGAGCGGCTCGCCAAGGCCGGCGGCACCTCCGCCTCGTCGATCGCCGAGGCCGTGAAGGACGCCGACGTCATCATCACGATGGTGCCCGCCTCCCCGCAGGTCGAGGCCATCTCCTACGGCCCCGAGGGCATCCTGGAGAACGCCAAGCAGGGCGCGCTGATCGTCGACATGTCGTCGATCACCCCGCAGACCTCGGTCGACCTCGCCAAGAACGCCGCCGAGAAGGGCATCCGCGTCATCGACGCCCCGGTGTCCGGCGGCGAGGCCGGCGCGATCGAGGCCGTGCTCTCGATCATGGTCGGTGGCGAGCAGGCCGACTTCGACGAGGCCCTTCCGATCCTGGAGGCCCTCGGCAAGACCATCGTGCTCTGCGGCCCGCACGGTTCCGGCCAGACGGTGAAGGCTGCCAACCAGCTGATCGTCGCGGTCAACATCCAGGCCTGCGCCGAGGCCGTCGTCTTCCTCAAGAAGTCCGGCGTGAACCTCCAGGCCGCCCTGGACGTCCTCAACGGCGGTCTGGCCGGCTCCACGGTCCTGACCCGCAAGAAGGACAACTTCCTGAACCGGGACTTCAAGCCCGGCTTCCGGATCGACCTCCACCACAAGGACATGGGCATCGTCACCGACGCCGCCCGCAACGTCGGCGCGGCCCTCCCGGTCGGCGCGGTCGTCGCCCAGCTCGTCGCCTCCCTGCGCGCCCAGGGTGACGGCGGCCTGGACCACTCGGCCCTGCTGCGCGCCGTCGAGCGCCTCTCCGGCCAGCAGGTCTGA
- a CDS encoding catalase, whose amino-acid sequence MSKRVLTTESGAPVADNQNSATAGVGGPILLQDQHLLEKLARFNRERIPERVVHARGSGAYGYFEVTDDVTAYTKADFLGAVGKKTETFIRFSTVADSLGGADAVRDPRGFALKFYTEEGNYDLVGNNTPVFFIKDPIKFPDFIHSQKRDPFTGKQEADNVWDFWAHAPEATHQITWLMGDRGIPASYRHMNGYGSHTYQWTNEAGEAFFVKYHFKTNQGIRSLSADQAAELVGKDANSHQTDLLQAIERGVNPSWTLYVQVMPAAEAAEYRFNPFDLTKVWPHSDYPLQRVGRLVLDRNPENVFAEVEQAAFSPNNFVPGIGPSPDKMLQGRLFAYADAHRYRLGVNHTLLPVNAPKATTAENYGRDGFMATRNGSRHDKNYEPNSYQGPAQTDAALSAPLAIHGWTGTHEAPAHTKDDDFFQAGELYRLMSEDEKKRLVANIAGGLSQVSREDVIEKNLAHFAAADADYGKRVEEAVRALRED is encoded by the coding sequence ATGTCGAAGCGCGTGCTTACGACCGAGTCCGGCGCCCCCGTCGCCGACAACCAGAACTCCGCCACCGCCGGCGTCGGTGGCCCCATCCTCCTCCAGGACCAGCACCTTCTGGAGAAGCTCGCGCGCTTCAACCGTGAGCGGATCCCGGAGCGCGTGGTCCACGCCCGCGGCTCCGGTGCGTACGGATACTTCGAGGTGACCGACGACGTCACCGCGTACACCAAGGCGGACTTCCTCGGCGCGGTCGGCAAGAAGACCGAGACCTTCATCCGCTTCTCCACCGTGGCCGACTCGCTCGGCGGCGCGGACGCGGTGCGCGACCCCCGCGGCTTCGCCCTGAAGTTCTACACCGAAGAGGGCAACTACGACCTCGTCGGCAACAACACCCCGGTGTTCTTCATCAAGGACCCGATCAAGTTCCCCGACTTCATCCACTCCCAGAAGCGCGACCCCTTCACGGGCAAGCAGGAGGCGGACAACGTCTGGGACTTCTGGGCGCACGCCCCCGAGGCGACGCACCAGATCACCTGGCTCATGGGCGACCGCGGCATCCCCGCCTCGTACCGCCACATGAACGGCTACGGCTCGCACACCTACCAGTGGACCAACGAGGCCGGCGAGGCCTTCTTCGTCAAGTACCACTTCAAGACGAACCAGGGCATCCGCAGCCTCTCCGCCGACCAGGCCGCCGAGCTCGTCGGCAAGGACGCGAACTCGCACCAGACCGACCTGCTGCAGGCCATCGAGCGCGGTGTGAACCCGAGCTGGACCCTCTACGTCCAGGTCATGCCGGCCGCCGAGGCCGCGGAGTACCGCTTCAACCCGTTCGACCTCACCAAGGTGTGGCCGCACAGCGACTACCCGCTGCAGCGCGTGGGCCGCCTGGTCCTCGACCGCAACCCGGAGAACGTCTTCGCCGAGGTCGAGCAGGCCGCCTTCTCCCCGAACAACTTCGTCCCGGGCATCGGCCCCTCGCCGGACAAGATGCTCCAGGGCCGTCTCTTCGCCTACGCGGACGCCCACCGCTACCGCCTGGGCGTGAACCACACCCTGCTGCCGGTCAACGCCCCCAAGGCGACCACGGCCGAGAACTACGGCCGCGACGGCTTCATGGCCACGCGCAACGGCTCGCGCCACGACAAGAACTACGAGCCCAACTCGTACCAGGGCCCGGCCCAGACCGACGCCGCGCTCTCCGCGCCGCTCGCGATCCACGGCTGGACCGGCACCCACGAGGCGCCCGCGCACACCAAGGACGACGACTTCTTCCAGGCCGGCGAGCTCTACCGCCTGATGTCCGAGGACGAGAAGAAGCGCCTGGTCGCCAACATCGCCGGCGGTCTCTCCCAGGTGTCCCGCGAGGACGTCATCGAGAAGAACCTCGCGCACTTCGCCGCCGCCGACGCGGACTACGGCAAGCGCGTGGAAGAGGCGGTCCGCGCCCTGCGCGAGGACTGA
- a CDS encoding HNH endonuclease encodes MIKNLMRGLAPLALILSPLAVPSPALSAGVILFPDALAELTEASEDPDGYKESAFRHWNQGLDAADGCDTRSEVLIAEAEDAPKPGKDCALTGGRWTSYYDGQSVTDPASLRVDHVVALEEAWQSGASGWTAARREQYANDQGAAATLVAVTARSQKEKAGRDPAEWVPAEDSRYCRYVGEWVSTKLRWGLSVDKDEMEALKLFADGPCEQTVVMRSTAPR; translated from the coding sequence ATGATCAAGAACCTGATGCGCGGTCTCGCACCGCTCGCCCTGATCCTGTCCCCGCTCGCCGTCCCCTCCCCCGCGCTCTCCGCGGGCGTCATCCTCTTCCCCGACGCGCTCGCCGAACTCACCGAGGCCTCCGAGGACCCGGACGGCTACAAGGAGTCGGCGTTCCGCCACTGGAACCAGGGGCTCGACGCGGCGGACGGCTGCGACACCCGCTCCGAGGTCCTCATCGCCGAGGCGGAGGACGCCCCGAAGCCCGGGAAGGACTGCGCACTGACCGGCGGCCGGTGGACCTCGTACTACGACGGCCAGAGCGTCACCGACCCGGCCTCGCTCCGCGTCGACCACGTCGTCGCGCTGGAGGAGGCCTGGCAGTCGGGGGCCTCCGGCTGGACGGCCGCCCGGCGCGAGCAGTACGCCAACGACCAGGGTGCCGCCGCGACGCTCGTCGCCGTCACCGCCCGCAGCCAGAAGGAGAAGGCCGGGCGCGACCCCGCCGAGTGGGTGCCCGCCGAGGACTCCCGCTACTGCCGCTACGTCGGCGAGTGGGTGAGCACCAAGCTGCGCTGGGGCCTCTCCGTCGACAAGGACGAGATGGAGGCGCTCAAGCTGTTCGCCGACGGCCCGTGCGAGCAGACGGTCGTGATGCGCTCGACGGCGCCTCGGTAG
- a CDS encoding MFS transporter, translating to MPRYRDLFRTPEFTPLFLTGSAQIAAQTVAGLGLATLVFRATGSPLLSALALFGPSLAQLLGATTLLSAADRLPPRAALAGIALFFALGTAVLAVPGLPTWALFGILLAEGLAASLGGGVRHGLLNEILAREDYLLGRSVMNMASGIWQIVGFATGGVLVTLLSPRGTVLVGAGLYLAAALLSRLGLGERPPRAAGRASVAETWRTNRRLLSSPARLRCYLALWVPNGLVVGCESLFVPYAPERAGLLFACGALGMLAGDVAVGRFVAARLRGRIRFPLQALLAAPFLLFALDPGLPVVLVLVTVSAVGFGASLLHQERLMALVPAELGGHALGLHTSGMLALQGLSASLAGTLAQFTSPRTGMVLLALASLTVTLALARADRRADRTADGPALPTEAPSSASRPSARTGRRRTA from the coding sequence ATGCCCCGCTACCGCGACCTGTTCCGCACCCCCGAGTTCACCCCGCTCTTCCTCACCGGATCCGCCCAGATCGCCGCCCAGACGGTGGCCGGGCTCGGGCTCGCCACGCTCGTCTTCCGCGCGACCGGCTCCCCGCTCCTCTCCGCCCTGGCGCTCTTCGGGCCCTCGCTCGCCCAGCTGCTCGGCGCCACCACCCTGCTCTCGGCCGCCGACCGGCTGCCGCCGCGCGCCGCGCTCGCCGGGATCGCGCTCTTCTTCGCCCTGGGCACCGCCGTCCTCGCGGTCCCCGGGCTGCCGACCTGGGCGCTCTTCGGGATCCTCCTCGCCGAAGGGCTCGCTGCCTCGCTCGGCGGAGGCGTGCGCCACGGGCTCCTGAACGAGATCCTCGCCCGCGAGGACTACCTCCTCGGGCGCTCGGTCATGAACATGGCCTCCGGCATCTGGCAGATCGTCGGCTTCGCCACCGGCGGCGTCCTGGTCACCCTGCTCTCGCCGCGCGGCACGGTCCTCGTCGGCGCCGGCCTCTACCTCGCCGCCGCGCTCCTGTCCCGCCTCGGCCTCGGGGAGCGGCCGCCCCGCGCCGCCGGCCGGGCCTCGGTCGCCGAGACCTGGCGCACCAACCGGCGGCTGCTCTCCTCGCCCGCCCGCCTCCGCTGCTACCTCGCCCTGTGGGTGCCGAACGGTCTGGTCGTCGGCTGCGAGTCGCTCTTCGTGCCGTACGCCCCCGAGCGCGCCGGGCTCCTCTTCGCCTGCGGCGCGCTCGGGATGCTGGCCGGGGACGTGGCGGTCGGCCGCTTCGTGGCGGCACGGCTGCGCGGCCGGATCCGCTTCCCGCTCCAGGCGCTGCTCGCGGCCCCGTTCCTGCTCTTCGCCCTCGACCCCGGGCTGCCGGTCGTGCTCGTGCTCGTGACCGTCTCGGCCGTCGGGTTCGGGGCGAGCCTGCTGCACCAGGAACGGCTGATGGCCCTGGTGCCGGCCGAGCTGGGCGGTCACGCGCTCGGGCTGCACACCTCCGGGATGCTCGCGCTCCAGGGGCTGAGCGCGTCTCTCGCGGGCACCCTCGCCCAGTTCACGTCACCGCGCACGGGGATGGTGCTGCTCGCCCTCGCCTCGCTCACCGTGACCCTGGCGCTCGCCCGGGCCGACCGGAGGGCCGACCGGACCGCCGACGGCCCGGCACTCCCTACCGAGGCGCCGTCGAGCGCATCACGACCGTCTGCTCGCACGGGCCGTCGGCGAACAGCTTGA
- a CDS encoding ArsR/SmtB family transcription factor, whose translation MGWWQIGTDTLAGSAFVFSPLAETVASLKKLHAGSSTHPGERAWLDRHLPAYRERLAAEPLDARLVRAAIGPTWNADFLTPTPLGDRERTFEEEVEAVLATEPADAVDQLAVAIGGPVPEPLRSARDLPERLAGVLGWVWRETVLPEWARRRRILEADVTARTARLSRDGWAAALDELCPGKMRWLGDGRLQVNTRDYPVRSIVKGRLLLVPVTPVTGWVSWEGTERSAIVYPCAGVLADTAGPVVPEALGTLLGPARAGVLVRLGSPLSTSQLVALTGQGLGSVGRHLKVLLDAGLVRRGRAGRSVLYEWTDAGAVLVRAQR comes from the coding sequence ATGGGCTGGTGGCAGATCGGCACGGACACCCTGGCGGGGAGCGCGTTCGTGTTCTCGCCGCTCGCCGAGACGGTCGCCTCGCTCAAGAAGCTGCACGCCGGGTCGTCGACGCACCCGGGCGAGCGGGCCTGGCTCGACCGGCATCTGCCCGCCTACCGCGAGCGGCTCGCGGCCGAACCGCTCGACGCGCGGCTCGTGCGGGCCGCCATCGGGCCCACCTGGAACGCGGACTTCCTCACCCCCACTCCGCTGGGCGACCGCGAGCGGACCTTCGAGGAGGAGGTCGAGGCGGTCCTCGCGACCGAACCGGCCGATGCCGTCGACCAGTTGGCGGTGGCGATCGGCGGACCGGTGCCGGAGCCGCTGCGCTCGGCGCGCGACCTGCCGGAGCGGCTCGCGGGGGTGCTCGGCTGGGTGTGGCGGGAGACGGTGCTGCCGGAGTGGGCGCGGCGGCGGCGGATCCTGGAGGCCGACGTGACGGCGCGGACGGCCCGCCTGAGCCGGGACGGCTGGGCGGCGGCGCTCGACGAGCTGTGCCCGGGCAAGATGCGCTGGCTCGGCGACGGGCGGCTCCAGGTCAACACCCGTGACTATCCGGTGCGTTCGATCGTCAAGGGGCGGCTGCTGCTCGTCCCGGTGACGCCGGTGACCGGCTGGGTGTCATGGGAGGGGACGGAGCGGAGCGCGATCGTCTATCCCTGCGCGGGAGTTCTGGCCGACACGGCGGGACCCGTCGTGCCCGAGGCGCTCGGCACGCTGCTCGGACCGGCGCGGGCCGGCGTGCTCGTACGCCTCGGATCGCCTTTGTCCACCAGCCAGTTGGTGGCGCTGACCGGGCAGGGCCTCGGCTCGGTGGGCCGGCATCTGAAGGTGCTGCTCGACGCCGGACTCGTACGGCGGGGGCGGGCGGGCCGCTCGGTGCTGTACGAGTGGACGGACGCGGGCGCGGTACTCGTACGGGCACAGCGCTGA
- the gcl gene encoding glyoxylate carboligase gives MPRMTAAAAAVEILKREGVTNAFGVPGAAINPFYRELKNVGGVSHTLARHVEGASHMAEGYTRAKAGNIGVCIGTSGPAGTDMITGLYSAIADSIPILCITGQAPVSKLHKEDFQAVDIASIAKPVTKAATTVLEAAQVPGVFQQAFHLMRSGRPGPVLIDLPIDVQLAEIEFDPETYEPLPVYKPQASRAQAAKALSFLLESERPLIVAGGGIINADATDLLVEFAELTNIPVISTLMGWGTIPDDHELAAGMVGVQTAHRYGNATFLESDFVLGIGNRWANRHTGYNLDAYTKGRKFVHVDIEPTQLGKIFAPDYGIASDAKVALELFIEIAKELKAEGKLPDFSAWAASAQERKATLQRRTNFDNIPIKPQRVYEEMNKAFGPETRYVTTIGLSQIAAAQFLHVYKPRHWINCGQAGPLGWTIPAAIGAATADPETPVVALSGDYDFQFMIEELAVAAQHKVPYVHVLVNNAYLGLIRQAQGGLGINFEVNLEFENINTPEIGVYGVDHVKVAEGLGVKAIRVTDPDKLGEALEEAKKLAVEYQVPVVVEAILERITNIAMSKTVDMSDVTEFEELATEPGHAPTAIKALKV, from the coding sequence ATGCCTCGTATGACCGCCGCCGCAGCGGCCGTTGAGATCCTCAAGCGCGAAGGCGTCACCAACGCGTTCGGCGTGCCCGGCGCGGCGATCAACCCCTTCTACCGCGAGCTCAAGAACGTCGGTGGCGTCAGCCACACGCTGGCTCGTCACGTCGAGGGCGCGTCCCACATGGCCGAGGGCTACACGCGTGCCAAGGCCGGCAACATCGGCGTCTGCATCGGCACCTCGGGCCCGGCCGGCACCGACATGATCACCGGCCTGTACTCGGCCATCGCGGACTCGATCCCGATCCTCTGCATCACCGGCCAGGCCCCGGTCTCGAAGCTCCACAAGGAGGACTTCCAGGCTGTCGACATCGCCTCGATCGCCAAGCCGGTCACCAAGGCCGCCACGACCGTCCTGGAGGCCGCGCAGGTCCCCGGCGTCTTCCAGCAGGCCTTCCACCTGATGCGCTCCGGCCGTCCCGGCCCGGTCCTCATCGACCTGCCGATCGACGTCCAGCTGGCCGAGATCGAGTTCGACCCGGAGACCTACGAGCCCCTGCCGGTCTACAAGCCGCAGGCCAGCCGTGCCCAGGCCGCGAAGGCGCTGAGCTTCCTCCTGGAGTCCGAGCGCCCGCTGATCGTCGCGGGCGGCGGCATCATCAACGCCGACGCCACCGACCTCCTCGTCGAGTTCGCCGAGCTCACCAACATCCCGGTCATCTCCACCCTCATGGGCTGGGGCACCATCCCGGACGACCACGAGCTCGCCGCCGGCATGGTCGGCGTCCAGACCGCGCACCGCTACGGCAACGCGACCTTCCTGGAGTCGGACTTCGTCCTCGGCATCGGCAACCGCTGGGCCAACCGTCACACCGGCTACAACCTGGACGCGTACACCAAGGGCCGGAAGTTCGTCCACGTCGACATCGAGCCCACCCAGCTCGGCAAGATCTTCGCCCCGGACTACGGCATCGCCTCCGACGCCAAGGTCGCGCTGGAGCTCTTCATCGAGATCGCCAAGGAGCTGAAGGCCGAGGGCAAGCTGCCCGACTTCTCCGCCTGGGCCGCCTCCGCGCAGGAGCGCAAGGCCACCCTCCAGCGCCGCACGAACTTCGACAACATCCCGATCAAGCCCCAGCGCGTCTACGAGGAGATGAACAAGGCCTTCGGCCCGGAGACCCGCTACGTCACCACCATCGGCCTCTCCCAGATCGCGGCCGCGCAGTTCCTGCACGTCTACAAGCCGCGCCACTGGATCAACTGCGGCCAGGCCGGCCCGCTCGGCTGGACCATCCCGGCCGCCATCGGCGCCGCCACCGCCGACCCGGAGACCCCGGTCGTCGCCCTCTCCGGCGACTACGACTTCCAGTTCATGATCGAGGAGCTGGCGGTCGCCGCCCAGCACAAGGTCCCCTACGTCCACGTCCTCGTGAACAACGCCTACCTCGGCCTGATCCGCCAGGCGCAGGGTGGTCTGGGCATCAACTTCGAGGTCAACCTCGAGTTCGAGAACATCAACACCCCGGAGATCGGCGTCTACGGCGTCGACCACGTCAAGGTCGCCGAGGGCCTGGGCGTCAAGGCCATCCGCGTCACCGACCCGGACAAGCTGGGCGAGGCGCTGGAGGAGGCCAAGAAGCTGGCCGTCGAGTACCAGGTCCCGGTCGTCGTCGAGGCCATCCTGGAGCGCATCACCAACATCGCGATGAGCAAGACGGTCGACATGAGCGACGTCACCGAGTTCGAGGAGCTCGCGACCGAGCCCGGCCACGCGCCGACCGCGATCAAGGCCCTCAAGGTCTGA